A single region of the Triticum aestivum cultivar Chinese Spring unplaced genomic scaffold, IWGSC CS RefSeq v2.1 scaffold183172, whole genome shotgun sequence genome encodes:
- the LOC123176656 gene encoding uncharacterized protein C2orf16, whose translation SPVQGPLPVKFPLPDPRNPLSLKPGSLNFDSSKSALVKTESVSAAIAGARAAATQYSRKGSTAATSSEIQTRGKSRENHADGSSGSGALPSVVQNSQSHLQNQDPSPVVHNSPLHLVIQNPSPVVQNSPSYSQTRNPQYIAQSSPSYSQTRNSQYMVQSSPSYSPTQNPRYMAQSSPSYSRNQSQSSNIQSTPFYFHDQNQSSNVHSNPSHFHYQNQSSTVHNSPSYSHNQNPSPNVQNGPSYSQNHNPSPVAQNSPLFLQHQNAEPRRSPRLQGGAPHRLVAAALRDLKQSSLRESGEQSSAPRSWPE comes from the coding sequence TCGCCTGTTCAAGGTCCACTGCCGGTCAAGTTCCCGCTTCCAGATCCCAGAAACCCCTTGTCTCTCAAGCCGGGATCTCTCAATTTCGACTCTTCAAAGTCTGCCCTGGTCAAGACTGAGAGTGTTTCTGCAGCGATAGCCGGGGCTAGAGCTGCCGCGACTCAGTATTCGAGGAAGGGTAGTACTGCTGCCACTAGCAGTGAGATTCAAACTCGAGGGAAATCGAGGGAGAATCATGCCGATGGCAGTTCAGGGAGTGGGGCTCTGCCGTCTGTTGTCCAGAACAGTCAATCGCATCTGCAAAACCAGGATCCATCGCCTGTTGTCCACAACAGTCCATTGCATTTGGTAATCCAGAATCCATCGCCTGTTGTCCAGAACAGTCCATCATACTCGCAAACTCGGAATCCTCAGTATATTGCTCAGAGCAGTCCATCCTACTCGCAAACTCGGAATTCTCAGTATATGGTTCAGAGCAGTCCATCCTATTCGCCAACTCAGAATCCTCGGTATATGGCTCAGAGCAGTCCATCCTATTCGCGGAACCAGAGTCAATCGTCCAATATCCAGAGCACTCCATTCTATTTCCATGACCAGAATCAATCGTCCAATGTCCACAGCAATCCATCCCATTTCCATTATCAGAATCAATCTTCCACTGTCCACAACAGTCCATCCTATTCTCATAATCAGAACCCATCGCCCAATGTCCAGAACGGTCCATCGTACTCGCAAAACCATAACCCTTCTCCTGTTGCCCAGAACAGTCCATTGTTTTTGCAACACCAGAACGCCGAGCCTCGGAGAAGTCCCAGACTACAGGGTGGAGCTCCCCACAGG